The Desulfobulbus propionicus DSM 2032 DNA segment TTCAATCAGGCCAACGCCATGAGCCGGATAGACCGCCATATCACCTTTTGAAAACACATGACCCTCCGAGAACTGAAATAGACATACGCTAGCCCAAGACTCAGCGTATTACTAAAGTATTATGATAGCATATTTTTTGCCTATTGGCAAAGACTGGATGGCAATTATCGGAGAGAAAGAAGAGGATGGGAAAAACCCTCCATGATTTCCTGGAGCTATGCTGCCTGAAGCAAATCACTGGGGCGTTCGAGGTTGACCAAATAGGCCGAAGCGGCTTATCGCCCGTTGATTCGATTCATGCACCGGTCAACGCCTTCCTGGATGAACACGGCGACCGCTTCCGCCACCAATGTCTTGCGCTGCTCAAACAGGCTCATTTCGGCATCACCCATTCGCCCCAGCACAAATTGATCGACGGGTTGCCCTTGCCCCACCTCGTCCACGACGGGACGACCGACGCCGATCTTCAGCCGGGCAAATTCCGTGGTGCCAAGGTGCTGGGCCACGGAACGAACGCCATTGTGTCCTCCAGCGCCCCCTTTGGCCACCAGCTTGATCCGGCCGGCGCTCAGATCGATATCATCGTGGAGGATCAAAAGATTACATAGAGGAATCTTGAAATAATCGACAAAACTTCGAACACTCTCCCCGGACCGATTCATGTAGGTTTGCGGTTTCAGAAAATACAGTTGGTGGCCATGGGCGCGGCCGTGACAATACAACCCCTGCATTTTTTGGGTTTCAATCAGCAACCCCTGAAGCCCTGCGAGATGATCAAGAAAGAAAAAACCAATATTATGACGGGAAAGATGATATTCCCGCCCTGGATTGCCCAGGCCGACGAGAAGAAACCGTGAATCCGTCATGGATGAAAAAGAGGCAAAAACAAAACGAGCCGAAAAAATTTCGGCTCGATATCAGCAATGATGCAGGAAGCAGCGTCTCTGCTTCCTCACGAAGGCGTTATTGAACAGCCACACAGACGGTGCTTGCTTTCTCCAACATCTCCACCTTTTCGGGAAGGGGCAGATCGCCATAGGTGATTCCCGCCCCGCCCTGCTCCAATGGGGTGATATCGACTTGGATCACGTCGGGAATATCCAACGGACATCCCCGCAATTGCACACTGTCTCTGAACACCTGCAATTCCCCTCCCAGATCCACCCCCTTGGCGGTACCGACATACTCCACGGGCACAGTAAATTTGGCGGCTTTGTTGAGATCGATTTCAAGGAAATCGACATGCAATAAGCTACCGGTCACCGGGGCCTTCTGAATTTCCTGTACAAGCACGTGCCGCTCGCCCTTGTCGTCACCCTCGATCTTCAGAGTGATCACTGCATTGCGGCCATGAATGAACAACAGGCTTTTATAGAGTTTCGCTGTCTCCACCTGCAAGGACACGGATTTATTGCCGCCACTATACAGATTGGCAGGGGTGATGCTTTGCATCCGCAACTGCCGCATCGGCCCCTTGCCAAAAACCGTGCGCACTGAAGACTCGACATTTACCTGTAACATAACAACCCTCCCCCCATACTCCGGGATCTATAACAATTCGTTATTATACTAAAAATTATACAAACAAATAACTGACGGAATCTTCGTTATGGATCCTGCTGATCGCCTCGCCCAGCAGCGCCCCCACCGACAGCACTGTTATTTTCTCACACTGTCTCGCCTCCTCCCGAAGCGGGATGGAATTGGTCACCAGAAGGGACCGCAGACAGGATTGACTGATACGCTCTATGGCTGGGCCGGACAGCACCGCATGCGAACAGCAGGCATGCACTTCTTTGGCCCCGACTTTTTTCAAAATTTCGGCACCCCCACAGAGGGTACCAGCGGTGTCCACAATATCATCAAGGAGAATAGCGGTTTTGCCGGCAACATCGCCGATGACGTGGACAGCCTCGCACTCATTGGCCCGTTCCCGGCGCTTGTCGATGATCGCAAGTCCTGCATTCAGCCGCTTGGCGAAAGCGCGCGTTCGCTCCACACCGCCAGCATCGGGAGAAACCATGACTACATCGGTGAAACTCTCCCGTATGTATTTCAAGATAATGGGAGCCGCATACAGATGATCGACCGGAATATTGAAAAATCCCTGAATCTGCCCGGCGTGCAGGTCCATGCACAATACCCTTCGGGTGCCCACCACCATCAGCATCTCGGCAACAGCCTTGGCAGTAATTGGAACACGGGGACGCACTTTCCGATCCTGACGGGCGTAGCCGTAATAGGGCATCACCGCCGTAATCCGCCGGGCGGACGCGCGGCGCAAGGCATCGACCATGATCAACAACTCCATAAGATTGTCGTTGACCGGCGTACAGGTAGGCTGAACAACAAAAACATCGGCGCCACGTACATTTTCGCCGATTTCAACAGAAATTTCACCATCGGAAAACTGCTTCACTTCGGCCGCGCCAAGCGGCACATTCAGGTATTCACAGATTTCCTTGGCGATCGCCGGATTGGCATTGCCGGTGAAAATTTTCATTTTTTTGGGCATGACGCGCAACTTATTTTAAGAGTGGCTGGGGCGGGAGGATTCGAACCCCCGAATGCAAGGATCAAAACCTTGTGTCTTACCGCTTGACGACGCCCCAGTCCATGACCAGAAACACTGAGCGGACAGTGGTACTCATTCTTCCTCAACAGGATCTACCAGGTAGGTGTACACAAACCGGCTCTTGAAACGAATGAAGCCGACTTCCGCCTGCTGCCGATTACTGAATACACCAAAGACCGTCGGCCCTGATCCAGACATCAACGCTCCGACCGCCCCGCTTTCGACCAACCCCGCCTTGATCTGTTCGATTTGCGGGTGTCGGGCGAGCGTGACCCGTTCGAGATCGTTGCACGATCGCGCTGCCCATGATTCCGGCAGAAGGGGCTCGCGAGGGGTGAAGGACCGATCAATATCTTCCTGCGAATTTTTTAGGTTACTCCCAATTTTATCCACTGTCAACGCAAAATTCTGATACACCCAGCGGGTCGAAACCGGAATACCGGGATTGACCAGAACAAGGCTACATCCCTTCAGCGGCGGGACGGGATGCAGCTGCTCCCCAATACCGGTGGCGATTGCCGCCGGGGCAGTGGCAAGAAAAAAGGGCACATCCGCACCCAGGCGGAGCCCCATGGCGGCCAACTCCGCGCCGGAACAACCGCATTGATACAGTTCATTCAATCCATTGAGGGTCGCCGCCGCATCGCTGCTGCCACCACCCAGGCCCGCCGCCACCGGAATCCTCTTGGTCAGCGACACGCGCACCCCATTGGCATCCCCTTTTCGTCGCCCTTGGGTTTCCCGCAAAAACAGTTCCGCCGCTCGGTAAACGATATTGTCCCTGTTTTCCGGAAGGGTGCCGTTAACACAGTGCAGATGGATGCCCTCGGCGCAGGCCTGCACTTCTATTTCGTCATAAAGGCCGACCTTCTGCATCAACGTGTCCAGCAAATGATAGCCGTCGGCTCGCCGCCCGATCACTTTGAGATAAAGATTGACCTTTGCCGGCGCCCGGAGAAGGAGTTGCTCCCGCTGCATCATCTCAATCGAACGAAGAAATTCAGGATAACTTGACGAATCGTATCTTCAACTCGTAGAGAATGCGGGTGAGCAATTCATTTTCATCGGGGTCGAGATTCCCCTGGGTCTTGTAGGCCAGCAGGGCCAAGGTGTCGATGGTATGCTTGGCCAGCTCACGGTCGACAATCCGCTGCCCGGTTTCCGGATGCGGCAGTTCTCCCATGTGATAGAGGGCGGAGGTGTTCAACGAGAGAATAAACGAGGCAAACGTCACCTCCGGCATCACGCACCGGCCTGAGGCATCGCGTACCCGGCCCTCTGGACATTCGTCGCAACTCGAGAGATTTTCTGTCATATCGCTTCACTCTGCATCAGTTCAATTTCCTCCCTGGCTGCGGTCGCCACCATAATGGCCAGTACCGTTGCAACTCAGACAGTTGCGGGAATATACCGGCATTGCCCCCTGCCTACAAGGTGAAAGTAGCCCCTTGATCAGCCGTCGCCCTTGCACGGGCGAGCTCTCTTGACACCCTGACGGCTCAGCTTCTTGTTGAAGAGAAACCGGTTCGGCGCTATATAGTTGAGATTTCACGTCCAGAAGCGCCGAAGCAACAGGACACGATTCATCACAGGAGTTATCATGGAAGAGGTACGCGTTCGCTTTCCCCCCAGCCCCACTGGCTACCTGCACATTGGAGGCGCGAGAACGGCGTTGTTCAATTGGCTTTTTGCCAAGCAACACAATGGCAAACTGATCCTGCGCATCGAGGATACCGACGAAGAACGATCCACCCAGGCGTCGATCGACGGCATTATCGACGGTCTGCAATGGCTGGGCATCGATTGGGACGAGGGACCCTACTTCCAGACCGAATTCGCCGCCGACCACATTGCCGCCGCCAACCGGCTGCTGACCTCCGGCCACGCCTACAAATGCTTCTGCACCAAGGAAGAACTGGAACAGAAGCGTGAAGCGGCCATGGCCGCAAAACAACGCGATGTCGGCTACGACGGCACCTGCCGCCACCTCACCGCCGAGGAAATCCAAGCAAAGGAAGCACAGGACATCCCGGCGACAATCCGTTTCAAGGTCCCTGAACGGCCGGGCACGCTTTATTACGACGACGAGGTGTTGGGACGCATCGAACGCGCTTACAGCGAGATCGAGGATTTCGTCATCGTCCGCTCCAACGGCAAGCCGCTCTACCTGCTGTGCAACGTGGTCGACGACATCCGCGACCGCATCACCCACATCATCCGCGGCCAGGACCACATGACCAACACCACCCGCCAGGTGCTGCTCTACGAGGCCCTGGGCGCCAAGCTGCCGGTATTCGCCCACATGCCGCTCACCCTGGACCTGCAGAAACGGAAGATCTCCAAGCGCAGCCACGGCGAGGTCGTGGCGGTCCAGTTTTACCGTGACCGGGGCTTCATCCCTTGGGCGGTGTGCAACTTCCTCTGTCTGCTTGGCTGGAACCCGGGCACGGACCAGGAATTCTTCTCCCGCGAGGAACTGATCCAGGCCTTCAGCCTCTCACGCATGAGCCGGGTCAACTCGGTGTTCAACTATAAACCGGGCGATCCCAAATTCTTTACCGATCCCAAGCTGATAGCCATCAACGAGCACTACCTGCGCACCATGGATCTGGAAACGCTCGGCGAAATGGTGCGCAAGGAACTGGAGGCCGAAGGGCTGTGGAACCCGGCCTATGCCACCAGCCGTCGCGACTGGTATCTGGCGACCCTCGGCTTGATCCGCGACCGCTTCCACACGCTCAAGGATTTCACCACCGCCGGCCGGGCCTATTTCTCCGACCAGTACAACATCGATCCCAAGCCGCTGGCCAAGAACGTGCTCAAGTTCCCGGAACTGGTGACGTGGCTGCCGCAGTTGGCGGAGCGTTTCGCCCAACTGGAGGACTTCAACGCCGAGGCCACCGAGCGAGTCAGCCGCGAACTGGCCGAGGAATTGGCCGTCAAGCCGGGCACCCTGATCAACGCCATGCGCACGGTGCTCACCGGACAGCTGGCCGGTCCGTCGATGTTTGACATCGTCATCACCCTAGGCAGGGAAAAGGTGGTGGCCCGCCTCAGTCATGTCGATCACCTGTTTGCCGCCGCCTAATGCTAGTACACCGAAGGACAGCCATGACCACAGAGAAAGAAACCTCCGGCAAGCCGCTCGATTTCATCCGCCAGATCATCGCCGAGGACCTCGCCTCCGGCAAACACCGGACCATTGTCACCCGTTTTCCGCCCGAACCCAATGGCTTTCTCCACATCGGCCACGCCAAGTCGATCTGCCTCAACTTCGGGGTCGCGGTGGAGAACAACGCCACCTGCCATCTGCGCTTCGACGACACCAACCCGGACAAGGAATCGACCGAATATGTCGAATCGATCCAGCGGGATGTGCGCTGGCTGGGGTTCGACTGGGGCGAGCACCGCTACTACGCCTCGGATTACTTCGACCAGCTGCACGACTTTGCCGTCCAACTGATCGGGATGGGCAAAGCCTACGTCTGCCACCTCAGCAGCGACGAGATCCGCGCATACCGCGGCACCCTGACCGAACCGGGCAAGGAGAGCCCGTACCGCAACCGATCGGTGGCGGAGAATCTCGATCTTTTTGCCCGGATGCGGGCCGGCGAGTTCGACGAGGGCACCTGCGTGCTCCGGGCCAAGATCGACATGGCCTCGCCCAACATCGTCATGCGCGATCCGGTGCTCTATCGCATTCTCAAATCCCACCACCATCGGACCGGCGACAAATGGTGCATCTACCCGATGTACGATTTCACCCACTGCCTGTCCGACATGCTGGAAGGGATCACCCACAGCCTCTGCACCCTGGAGTTCGAAAACAATCGCGCCCTGTACGACTGGGTGCTCGATACCCTGCAAACCCCCAACCACCCGCGGCAAATCGAGTTTGCCCGCCTCAACATCAATTACACCGTGACCAGCAAACGCAAGTTGCTGCAGTTGGTCACCGAAGGCCATGTCTCCGGTTGGGATGATCCGCGCATGCTGACCATCTCCGGCCTGCGACGCCGGGGCTATACCCCGGCCTCGATCCGCAATTTTTGCGCCACCATCGGCATCGGCAAGCGGGAATCGTGGATCGACATGGGGGTGCTGGAGAATGCGGTCCGCGACGACCTCAACGAACATGCCCGCCGTGTCTTTGGGGTGCTCGATCCACTCAAGATCGTGCTCACCAACTATCCCGAAGGCGAAACCGAGGAGGTGGTGGCCCAGAATCATCCCCAGAATCCGGCCATGGGCGAGCGGCGGGTGCCGTTTTCCCGCGAGATCTACATCGAGCGGTCGGACTTCATGGAGGATGCGCCAAAGAAATTCTTCCGCCTCAGCGTCGGTCGCGAGGTACGGCTCCGCTATGCCTATCTGATCACCTGCCAGGAGGTGATCAAGAACGAGCGGGGCGAGGTGGTGGAACTGCGTTGCACCTATGATCCGGACAGCCGTGGCGGCACCGCTCCCGACGGCCGCAAGGTCAAGGGCACCATCCATTGGGTATCGGCCCCCCATGCCCTGCGGGCCGAGGTGCGGCTTTATGACCGGCTGTTCACCGCCGAGTACCCGGATGCGGACAAGGAACGAAATTTCAAAGAGTTTCTCAACCCACACTCCCTCACGCTGCTGAGCGAGTGCATGCTGGAACCGGGGTTGGCCCAAGCCACCATTGAGGATCGCTTCCAGTTCGAGCGACAGGGGTACTTCTGCCTCGATAATGGGGCGAGCCGTCCGGACAGACCGGTGTTCAACCGGATCGTCACCCTGCGCGACAGCTGGGCCAAACTCAACGAATCCGCTTAGGAGTACCCCATGGCGATCATCAACCTACGCAACATGGCGATCAACCAGAGCGGCACCATTGTCAGTGTCAAGGTCGGCGGGGAACTCGGCCGCCGTATCCGCGAAATGGGCCTGGTGCCGGGCACCGAAATCACGGTCAAACAGCGCGCCCCCCTGAACGACCCGGTAGCCCTGCGGGTCATGGGCGGGACCCTGACCCTGCGCAACAACGAGGCCGATTACATTGAAGTGGAGGTCGCCTCCTGAGTCTCCCTCCTGGGGCGGGACCTGTTTCCGCCCCAGGAGGGCCCACCGATCTTCTTCTGCCGACCGTTGCCACGCATTCCCCTGTTCCTTCTCTGCCTCCCCACCTGCGCTCCCCCCAAAAAAAACATCGATGATCAGGCTCGCCCCTTGGCAAAGCTGTTGACAGTAGCCATTGTTTGGAATAACTAACAATTCATGTGTGTCCAAGCGAATTTGGCGGGCAAAACACTTTTCTAGCCTTGTGCATCTGCCCCGCCAAGGGCGCACCGTTTCCTTTCAACCGGAAAGACGTGTACTCTCTATGCCCAAGAATCAAAGCGATAGCTCCTGCATTGTGCTCAACGATGTTCCGACCCAATGCCATCACCGCAAACGGTGCGGCAACCGGATGGCCCATGGGGGAACGCCCTTGCCTGAGATCTGCTGCCACAAGCGCCTGCGGGTGTGTGCCATCAACGGTGACCGGAAGACCTGCGCCAAGATGGCCAACCTCGGGGTGTTGCCAGGTTGCGAGCTCGAATTGCTGTGCAAGGGAGGCGGCCAGCAATGCATGGTCAAGGTGAACGGCGGGACCATCAGCCTCGATGCTCTTACCGCGACCAATATTCTGGTGGCCCCCGTCTGATCGGCAGACGGATCGTGATAGTCGGAAAAGGAACCAGACAAACTCGCTGGAGGTAAAGGAAGATGCAAAATCTGATCGTGATCGCGGTTGTATGCTGCGCGGCTGTCTTTATCGGCCGGCGCTTGTGGGCTTTTGTGCGGCGCGTGCGTCAGCGGCAAAGCATTGCCTGCGGATGCGGGTGTTCAGGGTGCGGCAGCGGTGCTGGCGATTCGAAGCCCATCACCACACTCCCCCTCCATCGGCCATGAGAAAACAGCACGCCGCCCGCCGCACATCCGGCATCGGCCAGGTGCGTCGTTGATCGAATACCCCACCCTCTTTGCCCCCATTCCGGTTCACCGCTCATCCTTACCCGACAGAAAAGCCTATGAACAACCAGCTGACCATCGCCCTGGCCGGCAATCCCAACGCCGGTAAAACCACCTTGTTCAACCACCTGACCGGCGCCCGTCAGCATGTCGGCAACTATCCCGGCGTGACGGTCGAGCAGAAAGAAGGCTGCTGTCTGCACCAGGGCCAGGGACTGCGGGTGGTCGATCTGCCCGGCACCTATTCGCTGACGGCCTACTCGGTGGAAGAATTGGTGGCGCGGGATTTCATCATCAACGAAAAGCCCGATGTGGTGGTCGATGTGGTCGACGCCTCCAACCTGGAACGCAACCTGTATCTCAGTTGTCAGTTCCTGGAGTTGGGGGTACCGCTGGTCATTGCCCTCAACATGGTCGATGTGGCCGAAAAGCGAGGCATTACCATCAATGCCCAGGAGCTGGGCCACCGCCTCGGGGTGCCGGTGATTCCGATCGTCGCCCGCAGCGGAAAAGGTGTGGATCAGTTGTTGGACGCAGTGCTGGCCACGGCCGCCTCGTCCACCCGGCCGCAGCCGGTCTTCCTCCGCTACGGCTCGGATATCGACGAAACCCTCGCGGCCATGATGCCCGATATCGAGGCCTGCACCGAACTGACCGCCATCTATCCGCCACGGTGGCTGGGGGTGAAGCTGCTGGAAAACGACGATCAGATCGTGCACAAGGCCCAGGCCGTCCATCCGGAGACGGCGCAGCGCCTCGTTGCCCGCTGCGAGGAAGTGGCTGACCACCTCCAGCACACCCTTGGCGTCTACCCGGAGGCGGTGATCGCCGACCACCGCTACGGCTACATCAAATCGATCATCCATCAGGGGGTGGTGGCGCGCAAATTCGTTGCCGATCGGCTGTACGCCTCGGACAAGATCGACAAGATCGTCACCCACCGCATCCTTGGGCCACTGATCATGGCCGCAGTCCTGTTTGGCCTCTATACCTTCACGTTCAGCTACAGCACGGTACTGGTCGATTGGCTGGCCAGCTTCTTCACCCTGATCAACCAGGGAATCGACTCCCTGCTGCCCGATGGGCCGGTCAAATCAATGATCATCTCCGGCGTGGTCGACGGGGTCGGCGGGGTGCTCGGCTTCGTGCCGATCATCATGTTCATGTTCTTTGGCATCGCTGTGCTGGAGGATTCCGGCTACCTGGCCCGGGTCGCCTTTATGATGGACCGCATCTTTCACGCCTTTGGCCTGCACGGCTCCTCGGTCATGCCGTTCA contains these protein-coding regions:
- a CDS encoding 50S ribosomal protein L25 — translated: MLQVNVESSVRTVFGKGPMRQLRMQSITPANLYSGGNKSVSLQVETAKLYKSLLFIHGRNAVITLKIEGDDKGERHVLVQEIQKAPVTGSLLHVDFLEIDLNKAAKFTVPVEYVGTAKGVDLGGELQVFRDSVQLRGCPLDIPDVIQVDITPLEQGGAGITYGDLPLPEKVEMLEKASTVCVAVQ
- the ispE gene encoding 4-(cytidine 5'-diphospho)-2-C-methyl-D-erythritol kinase; this encodes MMQREQLLLRAPAKVNLYLKVIGRRADGYHLLDTLMQKVGLYDEIEVQACAEGIHLHCVNGTLPENRDNIVYRAAELFLRETQGRRKGDANGVRVSLTKRIPVAAGLGGGSSDAAATLNGLNELYQCGCSGAELAAMGLRLGADVPFFLATAPAAIATGIGEQLHPVPPLKGCSLVLVNPGIPVSTRWVYQNFALTVDKIGSNLKNSQEDIDRSFTPREPLLPESWAARSCNDLERVTLARHPQIEQIKAGLVESGAVGALMSGSGPTVFGVFSNRQQAEVGFIRFKSRFVYTYLVDPVEEE
- a CDS encoding ribose-phosphate pyrophosphokinase; its protein translation is MPKKMKIFTGNANPAIAKEICEYLNVPLGAAEVKQFSDGEISVEIGENVRGADVFVVQPTCTPVNDNLMELLIMVDALRRASARRITAVMPYYGYARQDRKVRPRVPITAKAVAEMLMVVGTRRVLCMDLHAGQIQGFFNIPVDHLYAAPIILKYIRESFTDVVMVSPDAGGVERTRAFAKRLNAGLAIIDKRRERANECEAVHVIGDVAGKTAILLDDIVDTAGTLCGGAEILKKVGAKEVHACCSHAVLSGPAIERISQSCLRSLLVTNSIPLREEARQCEKITVLSVGALLGEAISRIHNEDSVSYLFV
- a CDS encoding FeoA family protein, with amino-acid sequence MPKNQSDSSCIVLNDVPTQCHHRKRCGNRMAHGGTPLPEICCHKRLRVCAINGDRKTCAKMANLGVLPGCELELLCKGGGQQCMVKVNGGTISLDALTATNILVAPV
- a CDS encoding FeoA family protein, producing MAIINLRNMAINQSGTIVSVKVGGELGRRIREMGLVPGTEITVKQRAPLNDPVALRVMGGTLTLRNNEADYIEVEVAS
- a CDS encoding glutamine--tRNA ligase/YqeY domain fusion protein; translation: MTTEKETSGKPLDFIRQIIAEDLASGKHRTIVTRFPPEPNGFLHIGHAKSICLNFGVAVENNATCHLRFDDTNPDKESTEYVESIQRDVRWLGFDWGEHRYYASDYFDQLHDFAVQLIGMGKAYVCHLSSDEIRAYRGTLTEPGKESPYRNRSVAENLDLFARMRAGEFDEGTCVLRAKIDMASPNIVMRDPVLYRILKSHHHRTGDKWCIYPMYDFTHCLSDMLEGITHSLCTLEFENNRALYDWVLDTLQTPNHPRQIEFARLNINYTVTSKRKLLQLVTEGHVSGWDDPRMLTISGLRRRGYTPASIRNFCATIGIGKRESWIDMGVLENAVRDDLNEHARRVFGVLDPLKIVLTNYPEGETEEVVAQNHPQNPAMGERRVPFSREIYIERSDFMEDAPKKFFRLSVGREVRLRYAYLITCQEVIKNERGEVVELRCTYDPDSRGGTAPDGRKVKGTIHWVSAPHALRAEVRLYDRLFTAEYPDADKERNFKEFLNPHSLTLLSECMLEPGLAQATIEDRFQFERQGYFCLDNGASRPDRPVFNRIVTLRDSWAKLNESA
- the feoB gene encoding ferrous iron transport protein B; the encoded protein is MNNQLTIALAGNPNAGKTTLFNHLTGARQHVGNYPGVTVEQKEGCCLHQGQGLRVVDLPGTYSLTAYSVEELVARDFIINEKPDVVVDVVDASNLERNLYLSCQFLELGVPLVIALNMVDVAEKRGITINAQELGHRLGVPVIPIVARSGKGVDQLLDAVLATAASSTRPQPVFLRYGSDIDETLAAMMPDIEACTELTAIYPPRWLGVKLLENDDQIVHKAQAVHPETAQRLVARCEEVADHLQHTLGVYPEAVIADHRYGYIKSIIHQGVVARKFVADRLYASDKIDKIVTHRILGPLIMAAVLFGLYTFTFSYSTVLVDWLASFFTLINQGIDSLLPDGPVKSMIISGVVDGVGGVLGFVPIIMFMFFGIAVLEDSGYLARVAFMMDRIFHAFGLHGSSVMPFIVSGGIAGGCAVPGVMATRTLRSPKERLATLLTVPFMNCGAKLPVLTLLIGAFFSAHQARYMFLATVAAWVVALCAAKLLRMTVLRGASTPFVMELPPYRFPTLKGLLIHTWERTWQYMKKAGTVILGISVLIWAMMTYPGLPDARTAHYEQQRQHVQTSSLTADQEALAEALRRIDADQAMEGLRHSLGGRIGIALESVSRHAGIDWRTNIALIGGFAAKEVIISTLGTAYSLGEVDPEKSTSLSDRLAKDPNWNPVVALAVMVFIMFYAPCFVTVICIAKEAGSWKWAVFSMTFNTLFAYLMAVAVYQIGTLLYL
- the pth gene encoding aminoacyl-tRNA hydrolase; protein product: MTDSRFLLVGLGNPGREYHLSRHNIGFFFLDHLAGLQGLLIETQKMQGLYCHGRAHGHQLYFLKPQTYMNRSGESVRSFVDYFKIPLCNLLILHDDIDLSAGRIKLVAKGGAGGHNGVRSVAQHLGTTEFARLKIGVGRPVVDEVGQGQPVDQFVLGRMGDAEMSLFEQRKTLVAEAVAVFIQEGVDRCMNRINGR
- the gltX gene encoding glutamate--tRNA ligase, whose protein sequence is MEEVRVRFPPSPTGYLHIGGARTALFNWLFAKQHNGKLILRIEDTDEERSTQASIDGIIDGLQWLGIDWDEGPYFQTEFAADHIAAANRLLTSGHAYKCFCTKEELEQKREAAMAAKQRDVGYDGTCRHLTAEEIQAKEAQDIPATIRFKVPERPGTLYYDDEVLGRIERAYSEIEDFVIVRSNGKPLYLLCNVVDDIRDRITHIIRGQDHMTNTTRQVLLYEALGAKLPVFAHMPLTLDLQKRKISKRSHGEVVAVQFYRDRGFIPWAVCNFLCLLGWNPGTDQEFFSREELIQAFSLSRMSRVNSVFNYKPGDPKFFTDPKLIAINEHYLRTMDLETLGEMVRKELEAEGLWNPAYATSRRDWYLATLGLIRDRFHTLKDFTTAGRAYFSDQYNIDPKPLAKNVLKFPELVTWLPQLAERFAQLEDFNAEATERVSRELAEELAVKPGTLINAMRTVLTGQLAGPSMFDIVITLGREKVVARLSHVDHLFAAA
- a CDS encoding DUF1844 domain-containing protein produces the protein MTENLSSCDECPEGRVRDASGRCVMPEVTFASFILSLNTSALYHMGELPHPETGQRIVDRELAKHTIDTLALLAYKTQGNLDPDENELLTRILYELKIRFVKLS